One genomic region from Accipiter gentilis chromosome Z, bAccGen1.1, whole genome shotgun sequence encodes:
- the LOC126036223 gene encoding uncharacterized protein LOC126036223, translating into MGDGRWAGGGHCGSVDACERGISVLRHQDQPGETGEGAEPAVVPCGPSLSPTRTAYSLGDTQREAEEALALRKRCSAKVLVCFQACLVTTAKDSAKCSPAREDQGTSWRGLAHCICSVGENKREFSVAFHPMFAPSLPGSAGTNGPTEPASSCPEGGLGPPLLCDDEDGAAYHVRILVGHCSNRGVPQHGGGQEAKASSTLPPQAHRFVFGIADSLAVAVLSLQRRLSTGNSTLKEIITLKKERLCTILFLMTLAALAGAYCGTSLLVWMLQAKNVPQVLLGQPAADLRSLRSMLAVWGQQSQEVQQLRDEVAHLAAEMAAVKKEAQQMREAMSASTRMSDWALKRAGAAIDLQRSSSISAWLCKAFWFLCSPPLVDTFVQPDASPGYCWPFQGFWSEVLIRLPTEIRPLAIIIEHTSKTASPPGTVSSAPRDFTVYGLDEEGKEETLLGTFTYTVQKGPTQTFPLQNGIPRAFRVLKLGIQSNWGKPGYICIYRVQVCGKMVGTNAIGVKHVETFPQ; encoded by the exons cctctcgcCCACCCGCACAGCCTACTCGCTCGGGGACacacagagagaagcagaggaagcctTGGCGCTGCGCAAGCGCTGTTCAGCGAAAGTGCTGGTGTGTTTTCAGGCCTGCCTAGTCACAACTGCAAAAGACAGCGCTAA GTGCAGCCCCGCTCGGGAGGACCAGGGCACCAGCTGGAGGGGGCTAGCACACTGCATCTGCAGCGTGGGAGAAAACAAGCGTGAGTTCAGCGTTGCCTTTCACCCCATGTTTGCACCaagcctgcctggctcagccGGGACCAATGGCCCCACAGAACCAGCATCATCCTGCCCTGAGGGAGGCCTGGGGCCACCTCTCCTATGTGACGACGAGGACGGAGCTGCCTACCACGTCCGCATCTTAGTGGGACACTGTAGTAACCGCGGCGTACCCCAACATGGTGGAGGCCAAGAGGCCAAAGCCTcgtccaccctcccaccccaggcaCACC GGTTCGTCTTCGGCATTGCTGACAGCCTGGCAGTGGCTGTGCTCTCCCTCCAGAGACGCCTCAGCACAGGCAATTCCACCCT gaaagagaTCATCACCCTGAAGAAGGAGAGGCTCTGCACCATCCTCTTCTTGATGACCCTGGCTGCTCTTG CTGGTGCCTACTGCGGGACCTCACTGCTCGTGTGGATGCTGCAGGCAAAGAATGTGCCGCAG gtgctgctggggcagcctgctGCTGACCTGAGGTCCCTGCG GAGCATGCTCGCCGTGTGGGGGCAACAATCCCAAGAGGTGCAACAGCTGAGGGACGAGGTGGCAcacctggctgcagagatggctgctgtgaagaag GAAGCTCAGCAAATGAGAGAGGCAATGTCTGCAAGCACGCGGATGTCTGACTGGGCTCTGAAACGTGCAG ggGCTGCCATCGACCTGCAGAGATCGTCCAGCATCTCTGCATGGCTCTGCAAGGCGTTCTGGTTCCTGTGTTCTCCGCCCCTTGTGGATACCTTTGTGCAG CCGGATGCTTCCCCGGGTTACTGCTGGCCTTTCCAAGGGTTTTGGAGTGAGGTGCTGATCCGGCTGCCCACTGAAATACGACCGCTGGCCATCATCATAGAGCACACCTCCAAGACAGCCTCTCCACCGGGGACTGTCAGCAGTGCCCCCCGAGATTTCACTGTCTAC GGACTGGATGAGGAAGGCAAGGAGGAAACTCTGCTGGGGACGTTCACCTACACCGTGCAGAAAGGGCCGACCCAGACCTTCCCTCTGCAG AACGGGATCCCCAGAGCCTTTCGGGTTTTGAAGCTTGGCATACAGAGCAACTGGGGAAAACCGGGGTACATCTGCATTTACCGAGTGCAGGTGTGTGGGAAGATGGTGGGAACCAACGCCATCGGCGTGAAGCATGTGGAGACCTTCCCTCAgtaa